The Octadecabacter arcticus 238 genome contains a region encoding:
- a CDS encoding helix-turn-helix transcriptional regulator gives MEPVYMTPPQAAEYTGLSESYLAKLRMTTVYGSGPNFIRLGLRAIRYRRADLDDWMVSKTVVTQAAKRIN, from the coding sequence ATGGAACCCGTGTACATGACACCCCCTCAGGCCGCAGAATATACCGGTCTGAGCGAGAGCTACCTCGCAAAACTGCGCATGACGACAGTCTACGGATCTGGGCCAAACTTCATAAGGCTTGGGCTTCGTGCGATCCGCTACCGTCGCGCTGATCTTGATGATTGGATGGTGTCCAAAACGGTTGTCACTCAAGCCGCTAAGCGGATCAACTGA
- a CDS encoding HisA/HisF-related TIM barrel protein gives MILYPMIELLDGRCVSLFRGRTEEPQIWHLDPVEKAKSFVGAGAQWLHITDFDAMSGDERNADLIREIILTAGIQVQLGGGFRSLERIAYWIDQGVGRIVVGTLALLQSDIVKEAAKLFPDQIVLAVDVYEGFVVSDGWREKSSFTPSAFLKAFENVPFAAIIVTDIDADIGDAEDSVALITQLASETRTPVIARGLARTLDDLSRLKYVPFVSGVLIGRALFDRSIDIEAALEVFKPDGEGQAKFI, from the coding sequence ATGATCCTCTATCCAATGATTGAACTGCTTGATGGCCGATGTGTTAGCCTATTTCGCGGTCGTACTGAGGAGCCCCAGATCTGGCACCTCGATCCAGTAGAAAAAGCGAAGAGTTTCGTCGGAGCTGGCGCGCAATGGCTACATATCACTGATTTTGATGCTATGTCGGGTGATGAACGTAACGCTGATCTCATCCGCGAGATCATTCTTACGGCAGGCATTCAAGTGCAATTGGGTGGTGGCTTTCGAAGCTTGGAACGCATCGCTTACTGGATCGACCAAGGTGTTGGGCGCATCGTTGTCGGCACTCTGGCCTTGCTTCAGTCCGACATCGTTAAAGAGGCCGCAAAGCTTTTTCCCGATCAGATCGTGCTCGCGGTTGATGTTTATGAGGGGTTCGTAGTTAGCGATGGTTGGCGAGAGAAAAGTTCCTTTACGCCTTCAGCATTTCTCAAAGCATTTGAAAATGTTCCTTTCGCGGCGATTATCGTGACCGATATTGATGCAGACATTGGTGATGCTGAGGACAGTGTTGCCTTGATCACGCAACTCGCTAGCGAAACGCGGACACCGGTGATCGCAAGAGGACTGGCGCGAACGCTTGATGACCTGTCGCGACTGAAATACGTGCCGTTTGTCTCAGGGGTCTTGATTGGACGTGCCTTGTTTGATCGCAGCATCGATATCGAGGCAGCGCTGGAGGTTTTCAAGCCTGATGGAGAAGGTCAGGCGAAATTCATCTGA
- a CDS encoding transposase: protein MMNKTRRGRGSKYTDDFKRQLVAESHTAGVSVPMVAKKHGVGTNRIYAWRSDGRFQPDKSDIGQFTPVEIADAGMVDTPASSGTSILPVPHIEITLENGRKLSVSDGVDAGFVLELARGLAA from the coding sequence ATGATGAACAAGACTAGGCGTGGCCGAGGTTCCAAATACACGGATGATTTCAAGCGACAGCTTGTAGCGGAAAGCCACACTGCTGGCGTGAGTGTTCCAATGGTTGCCAAGAAGCACGGTGTGGGCACCAACCGGATTTATGCATGGCGCAGCGATGGGCGGTTTCAGCCTGACAAATCAGATATAGGCCAGTTCACCCCCGTAGAGATTGCCGATGCGGGTATGGTGGACACGCCTGCGTCATCCGGCACCAGCATCTTACCTGTCCCCCATATTGAGATCACACTTGAGAACGGTCGCAAGCTGAGCGTGAGCGACGGGGTTGATGCTGGCTTTGTGCTGGAACTGGCGCGAGGACTTGCAGCATGA
- the tnpB gene encoding IS66 family insertion sequence element accessory protein TnpB (TnpB, as the term is used for proteins encoded by IS66 family insertion elements, is considered an accessory protein, since TnpC, encoded by a neighboring gene, is a DDE family transposase.), with amino-acid sequence MIPVLGDAKIWLAAGVTDMRRGFNGLAAQTAQVLAADPYAGHLFLFRGRRGDQIKMIWWDGQGACLFTKRLERGRFVWPSVKEGKVSLSRAQLAMLMEGIDWRILKKTWRPSMVG; translated from the coding sequence ATGATCCCTGTTTTGGGGGATGCGAAGATCTGGCTTGCCGCAGGAGTTACGGATATGCGGCGCGGCTTCAACGGGCTGGCGGCGCAGACCGCGCAGGTTCTTGCAGCTGACCCTTACGCGGGGCATCTATTTTTGTTCCGTGGCCGTCGTGGCGATCAGATCAAGATGATCTGGTGGGATGGTCAGGGCGCGTGCCTGTTTACCAAACGGCTTGAACGTGGACGGTTCGTATGGCCCTCAGTCAAGGAAGGTAAAGTCAGCCTAAGCCGCGCACAGCTTGCGATGCTGATGGAAGGCATAGACTGGCGTATTCTCAAGAAGACATGGCGTCCAAGTATGGTTGGATAG
- the tnpC gene encoding IS66 family transposase has translation MSKTPPNLTNLPPEVQAYVAAQTAELSELKQAFLGSSLGHATVQKRLKDEMASVDAALSAERTAHARAIQNRDTIIADLRLQLHGHNKHRFGSKSESSAQLALELILEELEIEQAVETDDEPSDAEAKPPRTPRKRKPFPKGLKRVQKTITPSDACTDCGGSFKVLGTDVMEELEYVPGHYIVNQIGRPRLACTCCEAVVQAEMPSRPIPKSFVGPALMAHILCCKYGYHLPLYRQSQMFANEGIDLSGSLMAGWVGKCTKLLERVSDAIRDHVFEAQAIFMDDTTVKLLQKGNGKGKNKTKTARLWVYARKEDTWASGAPPAVWYQFSTSREAEHPSKHLESYEGYAHADAYAGYNDAYRTGRVKEMACMAHVRREFFDLYESTKLPVAGEAVLRIKKLYDVETQARFLPPAERVALRQEYAKPIFDDLEVWLKEQLGKISSKTPLAKAIKYALARLPKARPYLDHGFLELDNNTAERAVRPVAVGRKNYLFMGSEAGGKSAAIAYTLIETAKMNKVNPEAWLAWVLERIQDHQANRINDLMPWAYQDMIDAKNAEAKAKDAA, from the coding sequence ATGAGTAAGACCCCTCCAAATCTGACTAATCTGCCCCCTGAAGTACAGGCATACGTTGCCGCGCAAACAGCGGAATTGTCAGAGCTGAAGCAAGCGTTTCTCGGGTCATCCCTTGGCCATGCGACGGTACAAAAACGCCTCAAGGATGAGATGGCATCAGTGGACGCCGCCCTGAGTGCCGAGCGCACCGCTCATGCGCGGGCCATCCAGAACCGAGACACCATCATCGCCGATCTGCGCCTGCAACTCCACGGTCACAACAAGCACCGCTTTGGCTCAAAGTCGGAAAGCAGTGCACAGCTGGCGCTTGAGTTGATCCTTGAAGAACTTGAGATCGAACAAGCCGTTGAGACAGATGATGAACCCTCTGACGCTGAGGCCAAGCCGCCCCGCACACCGCGCAAGCGCAAACCTTTCCCAAAGGGGCTGAAGCGTGTCCAAAAGACCATCACCCCCAGTGATGCTTGCACCGACTGTGGCGGCAGCTTCAAAGTGCTTGGAACGGATGTGATGGAGGAGTTGGAATATGTCCCGGGACATTACATCGTGAACCAAATTGGCCGCCCGCGTCTGGCCTGCACCTGTTGTGAGGCCGTTGTTCAGGCTGAGATGCCAAGCCGACCCATTCCGAAGAGCTTTGTCGGCCCCGCGCTGATGGCCCACATCCTGTGCTGTAAATACGGCTATCATCTGCCGCTGTATCGCCAGAGCCAGATGTTTGCCAACGAGGGCATTGATCTGAGTGGATCGCTCATGGCGGGATGGGTCGGCAAATGCACCAAACTGCTGGAGCGCGTCTCAGATGCAATCCGCGATCACGTCTTTGAGGCGCAGGCGATCTTCATGGATGACACAACGGTCAAGCTGCTCCAGAAGGGCAATGGCAAAGGAAAGAATAAGACCAAAACCGCGCGACTGTGGGTCTATGCCCGAAAAGAAGACACTTGGGCCAGCGGAGCTCCACCTGCGGTGTGGTACCAGTTCTCCACCAGCCGTGAGGCGGAGCATCCCAGCAAGCATCTCGAAAGCTATGAAGGCTACGCCCATGCGGATGCCTATGCTGGGTATAATGACGCCTACCGCACGGGGCGGGTCAAAGAGATGGCATGCATGGCCCATGTGCGGCGTGAGTTCTTTGACCTTTATGAAAGCACAAAGCTGCCCGTGGCGGGCGAAGCCGTGCTGCGGATTAAAAAGCTCTATGATGTTGAGACACAAGCGCGGTTCCTGCCCCCTGCGGAACGCGTGGCCCTGCGTCAGGAATACGCCAAGCCGATCTTTGATGACCTGGAAGTCTGGCTTAAAGAGCAACTGGGCAAGATCTCTAGCAAGACGCCGCTGGCCAAGGCGATCAAATATGCACTGGCGCGCCTGCCAAAGGCACGGCCCTATCTTGATCACGGCTTTCTTGAGCTGGACAACAACACAGCCGAGCGCGCAGTGCGCCCTGTGGCCGTGGGACGCAAAAACTATCTCTTCATGGGATCAGAAGCAGGCGGCAAATCTGCAGCAATTGCTTATACGTTGATAGAGACCGCCAAGATGAACAAAGTGAATCCCGAAGCCTGGCTCGCATGGGTGCTGGAACGCATCCAGGACCATCAAGCAAACCGTATCAACGATCTCATGCCGTGGGCCTATCAGGACATGATCGATGCTAAAAACGCCGAGGCCAAGGCAAAAGACGCAGCTTGA